From the genome of Methylocystis heyeri:
ATCGCGATTGCGCCGCTACGGGAACCAACGGGCGCCATTCTGCTCTCCACTGCTTTCCCGCGCCATCATCGGCCGGATAAGAACAAGACAGGAACAAAATAGAACGAAGATTGACGCTTGTCAAACGCAGCGCCAAAGCGCCGCGATTGGAATCGATTCGCCCAGTGTAAAAAAGGCGCCTCGGTCTTCGTCGGGGCGCTGCCGACCCCGGCCCGAAAAAATCAGGCGGCGAGCCCGCCGCCCGAGGTGCGTTTCCATGCAGCGCCGCAGGCTTTGGCCAATTCTCTCACGCGCAGAATATAGCTCTGCCGTTCGGTGACCGAGATGACCCCGCGCGCATCGAGCAGATTGAAGGCGTGGGACGCCTTGATGCATTGGTCATAGGCTGGCAGGCACAACAGATGCCGGGCGTTCTCGTCGAGGCCGCCGAGTTCCAGCAACCGCCTGCACTCCGCCTCTGCGGCCCCGAAATAGGCGAACAGCCTGTCGGTGTCCGCATATTCGAAATCATATCTCGAATATTCCTGCTCGGCCTGCAGGAACACGTCGGCGTAGCTGACGCGCCGGTCGCCCTCGCCGCCGTTGAAATTGAGATCCATTATGCTGTCGACGCCCTGCAGATAGCAGGCGAGACGCTCGAGGCCATAGGTGAGCTCGCCTGCTACGGGAGCGCATTCGACGCCGGCGACCTGCTGGAAATAGGTGAATTGCGACACCTCCATGCCGTCGCACCAGCACTCCCAGCCGAGTCCCCAGGCGCCCAGGGTCGGGCTTTCCCAATCGTCTTCGACGAAACGGATGTCGTGCAGGCGGGCGTCGAGCCCGATGGCGTCGAGCGAGCCGAGATACAGCTCCTGGAGATCGCGCGGCGAGGGCTTCAATATGACCTGGAACTGGTAGTAGTGCTGGACCCGATTGGGGTTTTCGCCGTAGCGCCCGTCTTTGGGGCGGCGGCAGGGTTGGGCGTAGGCGGCGCGCCAGGGTTTGGGGCCCAGCGCGCGCAATGTCGTCGCCGGATGGAAGGTCGCGGCGCCCATTTCCATGTCATAGGGCTGAAGGATCACGCATCCCTGCGCGGCCCAGTATCGCTGAAGCGTAAGTATCAGCCCCTGGAAGGATTTGGTTGGCGACAAGGCGGGCGCCGTCATGTGACTGTCCATGGTGGGCCGGGTTGCGGGCTGGCGTTCCGGCGGTTGGAATTCTTGCGTAGCGGTCCCGCCTATACAGGGGCGGAACGCCGCGATGCAATCAGCTAATTTCAGTCGCGCGGCTCGGGCTCGCGCGGCTCCAGCGGCTGGCCGGCGCCGGCCCAGCCGTCGGTTCCGTCGGGATACCAGGCGACATGCGCATATCCGGCCGCAAGGGCGCGCTTCGCCGCGTTCCAGGACATCCAGCAGTCCTTCTGGCAGTAGAAGACCAGCAGCCTGCTCTTGTCGCCTTTGGTCGCGCGGGAGAGGCCGGCCTCGAAATAGCGCCGGGCGGGCTCCGCCAGTTCGCCATAGCCGGTGTCGGGAAGCCACAGGCTGCCGGGTATGTCGGAACGGGGCGCGTCCCGCCACACGACCTCCTTGGGCAGTCCGGGGGGCTTCGGCGGTCGCGGCAAGGCATCGATGAAAACGCCGGTCTTCTGCGACCAGATGGCGATCGCCTCGGCGGTGTTCACGACTTTGGCGCCCTGCAAGGTGGCGGGCACGGGCGCGCGGTAGTTCTGCAGCCGGTAGCCGGCCGGCTCCCCGACCGGCGCGCCTTGTTCCGCCGCCGCCGGCCCTCCTGCGAGAGCGGCGGCCATAATGGTGAGCCTGGCGAGAACGCGCCTCACGGCGTCGGCGCAAGCGCGCGGCCGTCTTCCCCCAGAAGAGGAACGCCGTAATCTCGAAGGATAGCGTCCAGTTCGCCTTTGTTCTGCTGAATGAACTGGTTGAGCTCGCGTTTCCAGTTCTGGTCCGAATGGCGGACGCCGAAGGCGATTCTGAAGCTCATGCGCGCGCCTTTGACGTCTTCGAGCGGCGATACGATGAGTTTTCCCGGGTTTTTCTTGGCGTAATAGCCGGCGAAAGGACCCCAGAGAACGGCGATGTCGATGTCTCCTTTTTGGAGATCTTCGATCATTTTGGCGCTGGGAGATTCGACGCGGGTGTCGACCATCAGCGGATAGGGCTTGACCGAGCCCAGCAGCCCGTTCGTCGCCAATATGTTTCCAGGGGGCGTATTGGCCACGAGGCCGATGCGCCGGCCCTTTTCTTTCAGGCGGGGGTCGTCCAGCGACTGAAGGCCTGCGAGGTCCGAATCGGCCCGGGTGACTATTCCGTAGGTGGTGCGATAATAGGGATTGGTGGGCTGAACCAGATCATTGCCCTGCGGCGCGCCCAGAATGACGTCGCAAAGATGGGCGTTCAGCGTGTTGCGCACGAAGCCGGTGGCGCCGGGGTAATAGGCGTAGGCCACTTCTTTGCCGAGCTTTGCGGCGAGCAGCTGCGCGATCTTGTTTTCGAACCCTTCTCCCTTTTCGTTGGAAAAGGGCAGGTTGTTGGGGTCGGCGCAGACCCGCAACACCTTGGGATCGACGAGTTCGATCGATCCGGCGTTGTCCGCGCCTTTGGCGCCGAAATCAGGTCCGAGATTTTGTGCGTGAACCGCCGTCGGGCTCATGGCCGCGACGGCGGCGTTCAGGAAGAGCAGGGCGAAGCCACCAAGCCGTGGGCCTGTTCTCACGGTCACACGCAACTCCCTCATAAAAGCGGGCCGTCCTGCGACGGCCGGCGCTTGTGTTACTTGCCGCTCATGCACTTGGCTTCGGCTTCGGAGAAAGCCGCAGGCTTCTCTTCCTTCTTCTCCGGACGGCCGCGACCGACGGCTTCCGTGGAGCGGGCGCGAAGATAGATGTACAGATCGTCGAGATAGCACATCGCGTTCTTGTTTTCCGCGAAGGAGGGCATGACGCTGTCGTTGCCGGCGGTCTTGTTCTCGCGGCCGCCGATCACGATGCCGGCGAATTCCTGATAGTTGAAGCGCTTGACCGAGTCCTTGAGGGCCGGAGCGTAGGTCGAGCCTTCCGCATTGGGGCCGTGGCAGACGTGGCACTCGGCATGATAGCGGCGATAGCCCGAGAATGTGTAGAAGTCGACGGTGCCGTCTTCCTTCACATTGTAGGTGGGGTCGCCCTTCGCGTCGAAATATTTGCCGTCGACCGATTTGACCGCCTTGGGATCTCCCGGCGCCTCGGCGAGAGCAACGCTGGCGACGCCCATGAACACGGACAGAGCGAGCGCCCCAGTCAGGGACAATTTCATCATTTCCTCCGCAGTTTATCCTCGATACGCCTAAAGACTGACGCCCGGCGACGCGCCTTTTTGGCCGTTCGCCGAGCGCCAGTCCATGTTTTTTTTATTTTGTTGGGCTTCGACCGCTTAGTGGGCCGGGGCCTTCCATTCGCCGGTGAACGGCGCAGCCGGGGCGCTCGCAGAAGACGTCTCGTTCGGCAGAGCGAAGACGGTCAGCACGCCGCCGAGAGCGGTGTAGTTGGCGAGCGAGGCATAGTTGCCCACCGCGCCGAGACCTTCGTTGCTCTTGGCGAGACCAGCCGCGAGGCCGATGCCGGCCCAGCCGCCGACGCCCGAGAGAACCGCGACATACTGCTTGCCGCCATGCTCATAGGTCATGACGTTGCCGATGATGCCCGACGGGGTCTTGAACTTATAGAGTTCCTTGCCCGTCTTGAGATCGACAGCCTTCAGATAGCCCTCGAGAGTGCCGTAGAAGGCGAGGCCGCCGGCGGTCGTGACCGTGCCGGACCATACCGAGAACTGCTCCTTGTCGGACCAGACGATCTTGCCGGTGCGGGCGTCCCAGGCGATGAAGTTGCCGGTGTTGTCGGTCTTGTCGCCGAGAACGCGGCCGGCCGGGAACATCTCGAGGGTCGCGCCGACGTAGGGCTGACCAGCGGTGTAGCTCACGCGGAAGGGCTCGTAGTCCATGCAGACGTGGTTGGTCGGCACGTAGAACAGGCCGGTTTCCGGGTTGAACGACGCCGGCTGCTCGTCCTTGGAGCCGAGAGCCGCGGGGCAGACGCCCTGGGTGTTGGTGTCTTCGCCGTTCTTGTCGGTGGAGTATTTCGCCACGACCTGCGGACGGCCGTAGGTGGGCGAAGCCTTGTCCATGTCGACCTTGGTCGCCCAGTTGACGGCCGGATCATACTTCTCGGCGACGAGGAGCTCGCCGTTGGTGCGATCGAGCGTATAGGCGAAGCCGTTACGATCGAAGTGGACCGCAGTCTTGCGATCGGCGCCGCCGATCTTCTGATCCGCGAGGATGACCTCGTTGATCGCGTCATAGTCCCATTCGTCGTGTGGGGTGAGCTGATAGACCCACTTCGCCTTGCCGGTGTCGAGGTC
Proteins encoded in this window:
- a CDS encoding substrate-binding domain-containing protein translates to MSPTAVHAQNLGPDFGAKGADNAGSIELVDPKVLRVCADPNNLPFSNEKGEGFENKIAQLLAAKLGKEVAYAYYPGATGFVRNTLNAHLCDVILGAPQGNDLVQPTNPYYRTTYGIVTRADSDLAGLQSLDDPRLKEKGRRIGLVANTPPGNILATNGLLGSVKPYPLMVDTRVESPSAKMIEDLQKGDIDIAVLWGPFAGYYAKKNPGKLIVSPLEDVKGARMSFRIAFGVRHSDQNWKRELNQFIQQNKGELDAILRDYGVPLLGEDGRALAPTP
- the xoxF5 gene encoding lanthanide-dependent methanol dehydrogenase XoxF5, with the translated sequence MHKLLLSASVGVFALLSFGAAHADELLTLQKDAKQWALPTGDYANLRYSTLKQINTENVGKLAPAWTFSTGVLRGHEGAPLVIGSVMYLHTPFPNIVYALDLNDNGKILWKYEPKQDPSVVPVMCCDTVNRGLAYGDGKIFLAQADTTLVALDAKTGKLVWSVKNGDPAKGQTSTAAPHVFKDKVLVGIAGGEFGVRGHITAYDIKDGKQVWRGYSMGPDADTLIDPDKTTHLGKPVGKDSGINTWEGDQWQTGGGTTWGWYSYDPELNLIYYGSGNPSTWNPKQRPGDNRWSMTLWARDLDTGKAKWVYQLTPHDEWDYDAINEVILADQKIGGADRKTAVHFDRNGFAYTLDRTNGELLVAEKYDPAVNWATKVDMDKASPTYGRPQVVAKYSTDKNGEDTNTQGVCPAALGSKDEQPASFNPETGLFYVPTNHVCMDYEPFRVSYTAGQPYVGATLEMFPAGRVLGDKTDNTGNFIAWDARTGKIVWSDKEQFSVWSGTVTTAGGLAFYGTLEGYLKAVDLKTGKELYKFKTPSGIIGNVMTYEHGGKQYVAVLSGVGGWAGIGLAAGLAKSNEGLGAVGNYASLANYTALGGVLTVFALPNETSSASAPAAPFTGEWKAPAH
- a CDS encoding c-type cytochrome, methanol metabolism-related; its protein translation is MGVASVALAEAPGDPKAVKSVDGKYFDAKGDPTYNVKEDGTVDFYTFSGYRRYHAECHVCHGPNAEGSTYAPALKDSVKRFNYQEFAGIVIGGRENKTAGNDSVMPSFAENKNAMCYLDDLYIYLRARSTEAVGRGRPEKKEEKPAAFSEAEAKCMSGK
- a CDS encoding glycine--tRNA ligase subunit alpha, with amino-acid sequence MTAPALSPTKSFQGLILTLQRYWAAQGCVILQPYDMEMGAATFHPATTLRALGPKPWRAAYAQPCRRPKDGRYGENPNRVQHYYQFQVILKPSPRDLQELYLGSLDAIGLDARLHDIRFVEDDWESPTLGAWGLGWECWCDGMEVSQFTYFQQVAGVECAPVAGELTYGLERLACYLQGVDSIMDLNFNGGEGDRRVSYADVFLQAEQEYSRYDFEYADTDRLFAYFGAAEAECRRLLELGGLDENARHLLCLPAYDQCIKASHAFNLLDARGVISVTERQSYILRVRELAKACGAAWKRTSGGGLAA
- a CDS encoding PQQ-dependent catabolism-associated CXXCW motif protein; this encodes MAAALAGGPAAAEQGAPVGEPAGYRLQNYRAPVPATLQGAKVVNTAEAIAIWSQKTGVFIDALPRPPKPPGLPKEVVWRDAPRSDIPGSLWLPDTGYGELAEPARRYFEAGLSRATKGDKSRLLVFYCQKDCWMSWNAAKRALAAGYAHVAWYPDGTDGWAGAGQPLEPREPEPRD